The Bos javanicus breed banteng chromosome 18, ARS-OSU_banteng_1.0, whole genome shotgun sequence genome has a segment encoding these proteins:
- the LOC133229884 gene encoding cationic amino acid transporter 3-like, whose protein sequence is MLLQFVHQFGQKLIRKRLLEPIDESERPVAHLNTLNLVNMGVGRMLIVGIYILAGALAKFIAGPATIISFLVAAMFSILSGLCYAEFGAWVPRSGSTYFYSYVTMGQVYAFIIGWNSILLLVTGTAALARASSYIFDSLIGNHISQALQETFSLQLPYSLATYADFFALGLVLLMTGLRLLGARESILVTKISIGINILVLIFITITGFIKGDLHNWKLTEQDYKLNTSGSRDIYGLGRLGPLGSGGFAPFGFEGILQGTATCFYYFFGADVLATKGAEAINPHRSIPWSILITIFICFLAYSGVSVALTLMVPYYLIQPHNPLPQAILHSLWLPATYIMTIGTLCALIFRLHTAVFRMPTLIYTMAEDGLLFRVLTRIHVRTGIHVLALMSAANLAGIMALLFRFTDLVDLVSVGTLLIYSLVAFSILVLRYQPDQNLSKNENTEEEIEMPVPDEHLLDSEPEARNSNILKSLWFPISTIPTRKSGQIVYGCASLLVLLMIILSLILVQWSSQGFSGDSKYTPVAVLLLLLIIGVMVIIWRQPQNPIPLYFKVPALPVLPLVSILVNIYLMMQITSGTRAIFGIWNVIGFLIYFGYGIRHSLEENDEQ, encoded by the exons ATGTTGCTTCAGTTTGTTCATCAATTTGGTCAAAAGCTCATCCGCAAGCGGCTGCTGGAACCCATAGATGAGTCTGAGAGACCCGTGGCTCATCTGAACACCCTAAACCTGGTGAACATGGGTGTGGGCAGGATGTTGATAGTTGGCATATACATTCTGGCTGGTGCACTGGCCAAGTTCATAGCTGGACCAGCAACCATCATCTCGTTCTTGGTGGCTGCCATGTTTTCTATATTATCTGGGCTCTGCTATGCTGAATTTGGGGCCTGGGTACCACGCTCTGGTTCTACATATTTCTACAGCTATGTCACAATGGGTCAAGTCTATGCCTTCATCATTGGTTGGAACTCCATACTTCTCTTAGTTACGG GCACTGCCGCCTTGGCCAGGGCCTCGAGTTACATCTTTGACAGCCTGATTGGAAATCACATCTCTCAGGCATTACAGGAAACTTTCTCTCTGCAGCTGCCTTACTCCCTGGCCACATATGCAGACTTTTTTGCCCTGGGCCTGGTACTGCTGATGACAG GACTACGGCTTCTGGGAGCTCGTGAGTCAATCCTGGTTACAAAAATATCCATAGGAATAAACATTTTGGTTCTCATTTTCATTACCATCACTGGCTTCATTAAGGGAGATCTGCATAACTGGAAGCTCACAGAACAGGACTACAAACTGAACACATCTGGATCCAGAGACATCTATGGCTTAGGACG CTTGGGCCCTTTGGGTTCTGGAGGGTTTGCACCTTTCGGCTTtgaagggattctccagggaacagCTACATGTTTCTACTATTTTTTTGGTGCTGATGTTCTTGCCACTAAAG gGGCAGAAGCTATAAATCCTCATCGTTCCATCCCCTGGAGCATCTTGATCACCATCTTTATCTGCTTTTTGGCTTACTCTGGTGTCTCAGTGGCACTCACCCTCATGGTGCCCTACTACCTGATTCAGCCTCACAACCCTTTGCCGCAAGCCATTCTCCATAGTTTGTGGCTCCCCGCCACATACATCATGACAATTGGTACCCTCTGTGCTCTTATATTCAG ACTCCATACTGCCGTGTTCAGAATGCCTACTTTGATCTACACGATGGCAGAGGACGGGCTCCTTTTCCGGGTGCTTACCCGGATCCACGTCCGCACAGGCATCCATGTCCTGGCCCTGATGTCTGCTGCAAATCTTGCag GGATCATGGCGTTACTCTTCAGATTCACAGATCTTGTGGATCTCGTGTCAGTCGGGACCCTGCTCATTTACTCCCTGGTGGCATTTTCTATTCTTGTCCTCAG GTACCAGCCAGACCAGAATTTAAGCAAGAATGAGAacacagaggaggaaattgagaTGCCTGTCCCTGATGAACATCTGCTGGACTCTGAACCTGAAGCAAGAAACTCAAACATTCTAAAGAGTCTGTGGTTCCCTATCAGCACCATCCCCACTAGGAAATCTGGCCAGATTGTCTACGGATGTGCCTCACTACTCG TTCTCCTGATGATAATCTTGAGCCTGATCCTGGTCCAGTGGTCCAGTCAGGGGTTTTCTGGAGACTCCAAATACACACCagtggctgtgctgctgctgctgctcatcaTTGGAGTCATGGTCATCATCTGGAGGCAGCCCCAGAACCCCATTCCTCTTTATTTTAAG GTCCCTGCTCTGCCTGTCCTCCCACTGGTGAGCATCCTTGTGAACATTTACTTGATGATGCAGATAACTTCTGGGACCAGGGCCATATTTGGCATCTGGAATGTGATCG GATTTCTCATATACTTTGGATACGGGATCCGACACAGCCTGGAGGAGAACGATGAGCAATAA